In Mus musculus strain C57BL/6J chromosome 14, GRCm38.p6 C57BL/6J, the following are encoded in one genomic region:
- the Gm8271 gene encoding uncharacterized protein Gm8271 — protein MFSWLLRLCQKENGDEGEIRTTEKEEGILSHEKGRRKSFWRRHRSARNTSTQNSKITKQRSKINELEELKLDMRKISNDMEEMGGILELYIYEDLNYRMNTEFNIIKSQHEKTMLDMNEMIQSIIGSMQYSKELIEDNYSYSIKEDHLLRECTQLSEKVRILLNENRKLLVEQAGTQLSHEEEKRFCEEASKNICASSAKEQQCVNSSRNRNMAQTTT, from the exons atgttttcctggctgctcaggctatgtcagaaagagaatggcgatgaaggagagatcagaacaacagagaaggaagagggaatcctttctcatgaaaaaggaagaaggaaatcattctggagaaggcaca ggtctgctagaaatacttcaacccaaaattccaaaatcacTAAGCAgagatcaaaaataaatgaactagaagaactgaaattggatatgaggaagatcagcaatgacatggaggaaatggGTGGAATCCTGGAACTTTACATAtatgaggatttgaactacag gatgaacactgaattcaacatcattaaatcacaacatgagaagacaatgttggatatgaatgaaatgatccagtccataattggttccatgcagtactccaaggaactgatagaagataactattcctacag cattaaggaggaccacctcctccgtgagtgcactcaactcAGCGAAAAAgtaaggatattactgaatgagaacagaaagctgctaGTGGAGCAGGCTGGAACGCAATTGTCtcatgaggaagaaaagaggttctgtgaggaggccagcaagaacatctgtgctTCAAGTGCAAAggaacagcag tgTGTAAACTCCAGTAGAAACCggaacatggcacagaccacgacatga